DNA sequence from the Armigeres subalbatus isolate Guangzhou_Male chromosome 1, GZ_Asu_2, whole genome shotgun sequence genome:
cacTTTCAGAATAATGTTTGCATTTCATATAATGTAGAATTTTATTTAGCACGTGCATTTgatgtgaaaaacggaattaaattcacaaaagtgcattttttcatagaaatttggtttgtatCCTTTTTCtcatttcggctcctcactttgagaataaagtttgaattttgtagaagggGCCTTGCACTGACAACGATTATGCGATTGTTTATATACAAATATCGTAAATTTATCGCATGTATACAATTCTATATATGACCTATTTCTAATATATTTTTACAGAAGAGATAAGCACATGAATAAAACATCAGTCATAGAATACAAAACACATCGACTATCGCATTGTTTCGTTTGAAAACAAGTGCAACTTGCCATAACAATGCACTCCATGAGCACAGTATCGGTCATAATGAATGCATTGAACCGCGTTCACATGCAACCCAGTGAACTTCTAATTGAAGTAGTCGTAGCAAAACTTGTTTCTTGCTACATAAACCTAGATCATAAAGCAAAGCTGTTATGAATTAGAAACTGCGACCCAGATTAATATCTAACTCAGTAGgcattgcgaaaaaaaaaacctcacaTCACACGCTTGCCTACTGCGTCCACCTGATACGAACCTTGAACCGCACGCTGTCACTGCGCCAATGGGGTCTGATAACCTTTAGCACCTCTTCAGCTCCCCGAATCACATCCGTTTCGTCAATCGCCAGATCTATCCTCATCACTTCGCTGGCCATCCCGTTCTCTCTAAAACAGGAACTTGAACGTCCTGACAACAACAGCCAACCGGGTTTACGTTCCAACCAGAATGTGTTAGATTAGTGCTGTTCTAACGACCCGCACAGAAGCTGATAATTACCCGAACAAATATTGAACCCTCAGAAAGGGGAAAACTCAGAATTGGGAGATAACCACGTCACACAAGATTTACAATCGACCCGAAAATTTGCGGACGCCGACAACAGAATTGGGTCCGCGTGTTTGAAGACTTGATTTGCGCGCCCGATCGCTTGGCTCTTATCGCATCACTATCTCTCTTCGAGCAGATCACAACAATAACGAGGAGATTTTCTGCAGGGCGATTCCTTATAGATCTCGGTCGGAAAATGCAGTCCGGTTTTCTTGGATCACTTCTTTATAAGCaagagttggatttttctcaggCGCCAACGCGACTCTTATCTATGTGGGCTACGGTTAGTCACACCGGCTCGTCGGATGCAACTTAGCTTAGTCACTTGGTCAATAGTTCGCGCAATGCCGCAGAGCGCCTTtcgacttgaaaaaaaaacacgtcaGACTGGAACGAACAATGAAAACATACTGCATGTAACATCCGAGAATGGGCTGAGTGGAGTGCTTTCTTGCGGTATGACTGAGTGTGCGGAGCTTGACCGCAAAAGTGACCTACGTCAGAGGAATGTGTTGTTATATTGGTGACTTCTTCTAAGAGTGCGACTTATCGGACCGAATGAACGGGATGAAGAAGAGCGCAGTCTCACAAATACCAATCAATAACATGTGATTTTGACGTTTTAGTTGTGCTGGTTGAACGGGGGGTGATTCACCTCTTGTCGTGCTGCCATCGGCTCCCAAAGTGACAGTTAAAAGATCAACGTTTGCTTGCACGATATTTATTCAGAATCAAGCTACATTTTATTTCGGAACTAAATCGTAGAACATGTGTGAAACAATACTTCAATgccgaattttcaaaacgacttatctgcttttgtaaacaaagattcaaacgtcgatttgactaatctgatagctctctcaCGCAAATCGTCACCATCAATACTTAGGTGAAGGCTTCTGCTACCTGTTGACGGTTTTGGTttacgtgggagtgctatcagacgtctttttgaaaatttggtattgacttgaacatccacaaattacgtaatgcttagaggggggagggggttgagtgaagtgtgacgatccatacaaaattttcagatgcttcatacaaaaagtgtgacataggggggaggggcggttgaaaaagtccaatttttgcgttacgtaattaatggatcttccctaatatGTTCGTCGAAACGCTTGTCAAACTTGTCGTGACATATCTGGGAGCCTTCGATTGCAAAGGAGTCTGTAGTATCCATGTCTCCAAATCCGATTGTGTACCACTCATTCGGTCGCACTCTTAGCTCTTCAAAAAACAATTTGCCACATTCACCGAATcgcggtttttgttttcatacttCAATTGATTCCATCTCACAACCTTCAGGTTTTCGGAAATCATCACGTCCATGAGAAGAGTGCTAAAGCACGCAAAGACATAAACTTTAATTGCGTTTGCACAGCCGTCGACACGGTTCCGAAGATCCGCAACTTTGAGCTGGGTGTGAATAACCGTCTACAAATCGTTGACATCCTCGCCCTTGTTCATGTTTTTCCAATCCTGCAGAGCCTCGAATAGCTGCTCCTCCGAGCAATTGATTTTCTTGCTCGCTAAAATCATCTCCAACGATTTTCGATCCAGAATGAAGAAGCCCTCATGGTGGTGTCAGGGTGTCATTCTTGCGAATTACTGCCAAACATTTCTCGTTGATGAACGAAAACTCGTACAGCCAATTTCTGGGCAAAGATCTTCAGCACGTTGTTTGGATACGCGGGCCGTTCGCTGACGCAACTCATCCAACATGTACCTTTGGCCGAGTACGTGAAGCTCCAACACGTTGTCGATCGTCAGCCGAGCTTTACCGCAGTAGATGAAGCTCAGGATCTCCAGAAAGATGTCCGGCTCCACATCGCTGACCTCGATTTCCGCCGAGTTGGATTCCTTGAAGTTTCCGTTGAACATGGCGTTGAAGTAATCGGACGCGATGATCAACAGAAGCTTTTGGGATGAAGAACGTTACGTCCGACATGAACTGGTTGTTGACGAGAGTCTCCTGAGGCCGTTTTGATGATTCGCAGCAGAAGTAGGCGATTTGTCTGCCAGACACAGCATTCGCATGATGTTTGTTGACTCCATCATGAATCTGAAACTTTTAGAAATCGAACTGAAAGACATTGGCTAATTGCAATCAAGATTTATTTGAACGTTTGAAACGCCACTAAGTACACGCCTACAGAGTCTTAAAACAGATTTAAACGAATATCATTAATTCATCTAGTTCAATTACATAACCAATGATAGCTAAAGCAAAATGTTCTCGTCGATTCACCCGCCCTTGCCTATGTTTTTCTGTTCCCTACAGTGCATATGAGCGATTGCACAGTACGTACTATCACAGCGGCCGTAGATGACATTCGCGATCGACATCTTGATCCGATCGTGATGAATCTTCGGGTTTTGTATGGTGAAGGGTTCAACCGCCGGCGTTACGTTCAGCGCGATCCTATACCGATGGTGCGGCTTCAGTACGATCTCCTCAAAGAACAGATTGGCCACGTCCACGGTCACAAAGTTGTCGTTCTCGTACTCGAACAGATCGCACCCGATCTCAAGGTCGTTTTGGAAGATTTTCATTTCGATTGTGATAACCGAAGCGGTGGTTTTGAGGAAAACCCCGATGCCGTACAAATTGACGTTCGTCTCCGACACTATCGAGAAGCCGAAGTCATTCGGCTCGGACCCCGATGACGGTCCAAACAATCGCAACTTGTAGCAATCGTACGATCGTTTGGAGTTTTTGATGATCGATTTCAGCTCGTCCACCTTCTCCTCTGAGTGGCCCTTCTCCCAGATGTCCAACGCGCCCATCAGCTGATCGTCCGTGCAGTTAATTTTCTTAGAAGCTAAGATCAAGCACAGTGACTCTCGATCGATCAACGAAAAGTCTTCGTGATTGAAGTAGAATAAGGGGTTTGTCCTAATCAAGTTCAAGCACTTTTCGTCGACAAACTGAAATCCGTAGAACCGATTCTGtgtgaaaattttcaacacATTCTCCGGTTCAATGCTTTTCTCCAAAAAATTGGAAGCCATGGCCAACAGTTCCATCAGCATATACTTCCTCGAGTGAATGTAAATTTCGTGAATGTTCTGAAACGTGAGATCGATCTTGCCGCAGTACACGAATCGCATGATTTCCAAGAAGATCGCTGGCTCAACGTCATCCAAAACGATTTCACTTTCGTTCGATTCCTTGAAGTTGCCATTGAACATGGCGAAAAAATACTCCGAACTCGCAATCAGAAACAACTTGTGGGCATAGATTCGCTGCTTCTTTTCACCCACCAGGAAAACCACATCCGACATGAATTCATTGTTTACAAGAAACTTTTTGCGATCACTGGTCGAGCTTCCGTTGTACTCAAGCGACGTCGATGGCCCTCCTTTGCCTTGGTTTGCCATAGTTGCGTTTATCTACaaggaaaaagggaaaaagATGCATCAAAACCAATCTAGAACTAAAGCAATTTTCCAAGTGCAGAAAAACACCAAAAACAAACCAAGGACAAGGAGGTGCTACAGCTCAACTGGAATCAAACCGATTTTACGACTCTTGCATGCGAAAGCGATTGCTAATCACCTAATCATTCAAGGCCAACTACAGTATCTCTATGACATTTTCCTGATAATCCGCAATACGAAATCGTAGCAACCATTGGCAAACGAATTTCAATTGACATCAAGAGAGGCACACCCCAAAGTTGGAAAATTTCGTGTTttacatttggttgaaaatctcACCTCGGTTTTGTCAGTGTTCGCTCAGGGCACGTTCAATTGAAAGTAACTAACGAATGTTCAATTCACATGGTTTGCTGCGATGAGCGATGGATAGAATGATTTTGTTGCAAAAACTGCCGTAAACAAGTTCTGATGTACAAAGAAACTACTCAATTGATTACCATTTACTTAGAAAGTGTTGCCAAATCAAGCGGAAAGAGCATTAGAAATCACAAATCCCAAACATCTGACAACTGTCGTTTTATGACCCTAAATTAGAAGTAAAACATGCGAAATATGTTATTTAATTAAGATTGAATTACTCATTGAAATCAAATTCGAAACAACGAACAAAACGTTTAAGAAGGAGACAAAAATTACTGCCAGTCAATATTCACATTGTAGGAGAAATTCCTTCCTCTGCTAACCATGAAATAGCGACACATACAAACGCACATTGCCACGCAAACCCAATCTGTCAGAGAAGAGCAGGCAAGCAACTTTCGTTTTGTTTTGGTCTGAAGGTTCGGCTGCTGCCGAATGGACAAAATAGAACAGCGAGAACCGGCAGATTCCGCCTGTTGCTTTCACCACCACTACTGCAGTACAGGCGAAGGGATTGCTATCCCGGCTGGCTTGAGCTGCGAGCAGAAAAATAAATCAACAGAACTTTGAtttagtaaaattatttaacGTTTAATGAGTTTATTGAGTGACAAATTGACAATTGACAGATTGACATtgacaaaaataattaaaacagCTCGATTTTGAATCATTTGAATGAActttattaaaaacaaataattgagTCGGCAAACATTAGCTACTCCACCATTATTTTACAGCACTAACACGAGCGGACAAGCATTTTACACAAAATATTAACATAAACAAACCAACACCAGCACTCAGGATTCAATTAATATCCTCTTTACACAGTACTTCTGCTGTCAGCCGTAGCCTTCCATCAAATCAAAATACGAAAGCAGAGCACTGACCAAATAACACAAGTCATTACGTGCACTGTTCATCGAAGCAATCGAATTAAACGCTGAGCCACTTGAGCCTAATTTCCAAACAACGAATCCCTGTCACCTGCATTTTTAGTTTCGCAAATCGCCACCGATTCAGACTGTCAATTCCATTCCTAAGCAGCAAACTGCAGCGCCTACTGAGGTAAGTTGAATGTGTCTCTTTAATTGGCAATTAATACGGGCCTCACTCATTGTCTCTTTAATCGTTGCTATTCAACCATAGTCCAATGTGTAGATAAGATAAAACGAAACAATTCAATGTAATCTAATACAGCGGGTGATCCTTTGAGTCGTTGAGAACTTGAATCACCTGCTCGCCATCAGTTATCTACAGACTGTATTGCGACGATGGTCAATGAGTACAGGTctcaatttcatttaaatttccaaTCATCTAACCATATATCTTCCACACCTCTAGCAACAAGATGAGGCCAACCGGCGAAGTGGTGGCCGCCCTGCGCTCCCTCATGCAGAACCTCCCGAACAGTTTGGGCTCGATAAACGCTTACATCATTCCCTCGGACGATGCCCACCAGAGCGAGTACTTGGCCAAGCGGGACGAACGCCGCGCCTTCATCTCCGGGTTCGACGGTAGCGCCGGAACGGCCGTCGTCACCGATCGGGAGGCACTCTTGTGGACCGATGGCCGCTACTACCAGCAGGCCGGTAAGCAGCTGGACGAACAGTGGACTTTGATGAAGGACGGACAACCGACGACGCCCACCATCGATGCGTATCTGGCCAAGGTCCTGGAGCCGGGCTCCAAGGTAGGAGTCGACGCAAACCTCATCTCCACCAGAGCCTGGAATCCCCTGCACACATCCCTCAAGTCCGCCGGATGCTCGCTTCTTCCAATCGTTCCAAACCTCATCGATCTGGTGTGGAAGGATCAACCGGCAGCTCCCCAACATGCCATCATCCCACTCCCAGTGAACTTCACCGGTCAAAGCGTCGCCCAAAAACTGGCCGCCGTTCGCGAAAAGATGACCGACAAGCGAACTTCCGTTCTTGTCGTGAGCGCCCTGGACGAAATCGCTTGGTTCCTCAACCTGCGCGGATCGGACATCGAATACAATCCGGTGTTCTTCTCCTACGTACTGGTCACCCTGGACGAGTTGTACTTCTTCGTCGATGAGAGCAAACTCTCCGGTGCTATTCACGAACACTTCCGCTCGAATGACGTTAAGCCGACGATTCGCCCTTACGGAGACGTGCACCAGGTGCTCAAATCCCTCGCCGAGTCTTCCTCCCACCGCGTGTGGATCAGCTTGGGTTCGAGCTACGCCCTCACGGCACTGATCCCGGAGGAAAAACGACTGCACGAGATCACACCAATCAACCTTATGAAAGCGGTCAAAAATGCGATTGAAGCGAACGGAATGCGCGAGTGTCACATCCGGGACGGAGTGGCCTTGTGCCAGTACTTCTCCTGGTTGGAACGAACGCTTAAGGAGGGTAAAGCGGTGGACGAGATCAGTGGCGCCGATCAGTTGGAGCAGTTTCGTAGCAAACAGGACAAGTACAAGGGTTTGAGCTTCACCACGATAAGTGCATCGGGACCGAACGGTTCGGTGATCCACTATCACCCCTTACCGGAAACCAACCGACCCATCACCGACAAAGAAATGTATTTGTGCGATTCCGGGGCACAGTTTTTGTAAGACcattttccacatttttcaAGTTTAATATTAAGAATTCGGATTTCTAGGGACGGTACCACGGACGTAACTCGGACCCTGCACTTCGGaacaccctccgcggaggaggTGACGGCATTCACCCATGTGCTGAAGGGTCAGATCGCACTGGGAACGGCTATCTTTCCGCGTAAGGTCAAGGGCCAGTTCCTGGACACGATTGCGCGCAAAGCCCTGTGGGATGCCGGATTGGACTACGGACATGGCACCGGGCACGGTATTGGGCATTTCTTGAACGTTCACGAGGGACCCATGGGAATCGGTATCCGTCTGATGCCAGACGACCCCGGACTAGAGGAGAACATGTTCCTGTCCAATGGTAATTACGTGCATTTTCagccaatccaatcaaaacaataaaattgcCATTTTCTTCCAGAGCCCGGTTACTACAAAGTGGGAAAGTTCGGCATTCGCATCGAGGACATCGTCCAGGTGGTTTCGACCAACATCGGGGACAATTTCGATGGACGCGGAGCGTTGACGTTCCGTACGGTGACCATGTGTCCCATTCAGACGAAGCTGATCGACGTGAAACTGCTGACGGAGAAGGAACGTCTGAGCATTAATCGGTACCACAAGACCGTTTGGGAGACGCTTTCGCCACTGCTGAAGTCGGCCGGAGACGCCGAAACGTTGGCTTGGTTGGAACGGGAGACGCAGCCCATTTGATTGCCGTCAGGTTGATGCGGTTATCCGGAACGGGAACAGGATATTTTTatgaataaatttattatcgaaaatgaAAATAGATTTTTCTACTGCTAGTTGTAGCTGTATCAAAACCTCATTACTGGTTCCTCAAATAGCTCCAGGAACGATCGCATTTGATTTAGTAACATTTTCGATTCCCTTAAACCAGACACTTGTATGATGGTAAAAAACAAGCAAAGCTGTTGAATATTCGATGATATtgattttgatattgatttgattttttccttTTGGGTTTACATAATCTAATAAAGCTTTAATCGAAGCACTTATCGAAAGACATGCTGAATACGAGAACCTGCATCGAGGCATTTCAGTGCTAATTTTAATCTCTAGAAAAGGGATTTTTATAAATGTTCTGGTCTTTTTGATAATCCTTACTTTCTATGTACTTATTGGAACATATGCAAGTTATAGAGGCTTTtgaggaattcataaagaaaacattttttgattccgaatcctaagcctcgtccaacctttaatattgtaaactaacctcgagtcaccacg
Encoded proteins:
- the LOC134207952 gene encoding BTB/POZ domain-containing protein 1-like; this translates as MANQGKGGPSTSLEYNGSSTSDRKKFLVNNEFMSDVVFLVGEKKQRIYAHKLFLIASSEYFFAMFNGNFKESNESEIVLDDVEPAIFLEIMRFVYCGKIDLTFQNIHEIYIHSRKYMLMELLAMASNFLEKSIEPENVLKIFTQNRFYGFQFVDEKCLNLIRTNPLFYFNHEDFSLIDRESLCLILASKKINCTDDQLMGALDIWEKGHSEEKVDELKSIIKNSKRSYDCYKLRLFGPSSGSEPNDFGFSIVSETNVNLYGIGVFLKTTASVITIEMKIFQNDLEIGCDLFEYENDNFVTVDVANLFFEEIVLKPHHRYRIALNVTPAVEPFTIQNPKIHHDRIKMSIANVIYGRCDSTYCAIAHMHCREQKNIGKGG
- the LOC134207950 gene encoding xaa-Pro aminopeptidase ApepP codes for the protein MRPTGEVVAALRSLMQNLPNSLGSINAYIIPSDDAHQSEYLAKRDERRAFISGFDGSAGTAVVTDREALLWTDGRYYQQAGKQLDEQWTLMKDGQPTTPTIDAYLAKVLEPGSKVGVDANLISTRAWNPLHTSLKSAGCSLLPIVPNLIDLVWKDQPAAPQHAIIPLPVNFTGQSVAQKLAAVREKMTDKRTSVLVVSALDEIAWFLNLRGSDIEYNPVFFSYVLVTLDELYFFVDESKLSGAIHEHFRSNDVKPTIRPYGDVHQVLKSLAESSSHRVWISLGSSYALTALIPEEKRLHEITPINLMKAVKNAIEANGMRECHIRDGVALCQYFSWLERTLKEGKAVDEISGADQLEQFRSKQDKYKGLSFTTISASGPNGSVIHYHPLPETNRPITDKEMYLCDSGAQFLDGTTDVTRTLHFGTPSAEEVTAFTHVLKGQIALGTAIFPRKVKGQFLDTIARKALWDAGLDYGHGTGHGIGHFLNVHEGPMGIGIRLMPDDPGLEENMFLSNEPGYYKVGKFGIRIEDIVQVVSTNIGDNFDGRGALTFRTVTMCPIQTKLIDVKLLTEKERLSINRYHKTVWETLSPLLKSAGDAETLAWLERETQPI